A region of the Microbulbifer pacificus genome:
GCAACATCTGCGTCACGGTGTACGCCTGGCGAAAAACGACTACCAGACCCACGCGATCCTGGAACAGCGCATGAAAGATGTGATCAAGATGCAGGAAAAGGCCAAGGAACTTTGACGGAGAGCTGATTCCCACTAGTCACAAGCAAAAAAAAGAGCGGCAATTGCCGCTCTTTTTGTAACCGGGAACTGCTCAGTCCAACGGTTTACGGAAATCCAGCATCCGCTGCAACGGCATCATCGCGCGCTTGCCCAGTTCCGGGTCGACAATAATTTCATTGTCGCCGCGCTCCAGTACCCCGCACAGATTTTCCAGCGAGTTCATCGCCATCCACGGGCAATTGGCACAGCTGCGGCAGGTAGCACCGGAACCAGCGGTGGGCGCAATGATCAGTTCCTTGTCCGGACACTGCTGCTGCATCTTGTAGAAAATGCCCTGGTCAGTGGCGACGATAAACTGCTTGTTGGGGCGGGTTTTGGCGGCATTGATGATCTGGGAAGTGGAGCCCACCACATCGGCCAGCTCCACGACCGCCGCGGGTGACTCCGGGTGTACCAGTACCAGCGCATCGGGATACAGCGCCTTCAGATCGGCAACGCCCTTCGCCTTGAACTCCTCGTGCACGATACAGGCGCCGTCCCACAACAACACGTCGGCACCGGTCTGCTTCTGTACATAACTGCCCAGGTGCTTGTCCGGTGCCCACAGGATTTTTTCCCCCTGGGAATCCAGGTAGTCCACCACATCCAGCGCAATGCTGGAGGTTACCACCCAGTCTGCGCGCGCCTTAACCGCGGCCGAAGTATTGGCATAAACCACGACGGTGCGGTCGGGATGCTGGTCGCAGAACGCGGAAAACTCATCGATCGGGCAACCGAGATCCAGCGAACAGGTGGCTTCCAGCGTCGGCATCAGCACCCGCTTGTGCGGCGTCAGGATCTTGGCGGTCTCACCCATGAACTTTACCCCGGCGACAATCAGGGTATCCGCCTGGTGCTGGGCACCGAAACGCGCCATTTCTAGCGAGTCAGACACACAGCCGCCGGTCTCTTCCGCCAGCTGCTGAATCAGCGGATCGGTGTAGTAATGTGCAACCAGCACC
Encoded here:
- the nadA gene encoding quinolinate synthase NadA encodes the protein MTDSSEKIATSSPAPNAIDAREFVQEHLIHPGMHEYSPEELEQWRERIKRLLKEQNAVLVAHYYTDPLIQQLAEETGGCVSDSLEMARFGAQHQADTLIVAGVKFMGETAKILTPHKRVLMPTLEATCSLDLGCPIDEFSAFCDQHPDRTVVVYANTSAAVKARADWVVTSSIALDVVDYLDSQGEKILWAPDKHLGSYVQKQTGADVLLWDGACIVHEEFKAKGVADLKALYPDALVLVHPESPAAVVELADVVGSTSQIINAAKTRPNKQFIVATDQGIFYKMQQQCPDKELIIAPTAGSGATCRSCANCPWMAMNSLENLCGVLERGDNEIIVDPELGKRAMMPLQRMLDFRKPLD